One segment of Nocardia farcinica DNA contains the following:
- the mtrB gene encoding MtrAB system histidine kinase MtrB, producing the protein MPRLERSLAPVGVWFKDLGTALGHLWRRSLQLRVIVSTLTLSLIVITILGVVLTSQITDRLLDAKINAAVEEMGRARNTVESQLAGVHDLGTQQQRLADARSALSNRGGSGRSTGAAGSFDSALSMVGGTPQQQIATGPIQEVPEELRRFVQRNQVSYQFATVADPDGYHGRALIIGSPSAEIPTLEIYLVFPLVNEERSLALMRGTMMIGGLVLLVLLAAITALVTRQVVLPIRSAARIASRFADGRLKERMLVRGEDDMARLAQAFNEMAESLSNQITQLEEFGNLQRRFTSDVSHELRTPLTTVRMAADLIHGSSEDLDPALARSAELLVTELDRFEGLLNDLLEISRHDAGVAELQVESLDVRMCARAAISTVRHLAKEAGVEVVIDLPEEPLVAEVDPRRVERVLRNLLANAIDHSEGKPVLIRMRGDSEANAVAFVVRDQGVGLRPGEEKLVFNRFWRSDPSRMRRSGGTGLGLSISVEDANLHDGRLEAWGEPGVGASFRLTLPLVRGRKMGPSPLPLEPAVRKAVPPRPVEPEAVDGDAPTMPVPRTEPGPAADGAGSAAVSGAPAAEPDSGGTGGAVLTEPGDEQS; encoded by the coding sequence ATTCCCCGTCTGGAGCGGTCGCTGGCGCCCGTCGGTGTCTGGTTCAAGGATCTGGGCACCGCGCTGGGCCACCTGTGGCGCCGTTCGCTGCAACTGCGCGTCATCGTCTCGACGCTGACGCTTTCGCTGATCGTCATCACGATCCTCGGGGTGGTGCTGACGAGCCAGATCACCGACCGGCTGCTGGACGCCAAGATCAACGCCGCGGTCGAGGAGATGGGCCGGGCGCGCAACACGGTGGAGAGCCAGCTGGCCGGTGTGCACGACCTCGGCACCCAGCAGCAGCGGCTGGCCGACGCGCGCAGCGCGCTGTCCAATCGCGGCGGCTCCGGCCGTTCCACGGGTGCCGCGGGCAGTTTCGATTCCGCGCTGAGCATGGTCGGCGGCACGCCGCAGCAGCAGATCGCCACCGGGCCGATCCAGGAGGTGCCCGAGGAACTGCGCCGGTTCGTGCAGCGCAATCAGGTCAGCTACCAGTTCGCCACGGTCGCCGACCCGGACGGCTATCACGGGCGCGCGCTCATCATCGGCAGCCCGAGCGCGGAGATCCCCACCTTGGAGATCTACCTGGTCTTCCCGCTGGTCAACGAAGAGCGCAGCCTGGCGCTGATGCGGGGCACGATGATGATCGGCGGGCTGGTCCTGCTCGTGCTGCTGGCGGCGATCACCGCGCTGGTCACCCGGCAGGTGGTGCTGCCCATCCGGTCGGCCGCGCGGATCGCCAGCCGCTTCGCCGACGGTCGCCTCAAGGAACGCATGCTGGTGCGCGGTGAGGACGACATGGCGCGGCTGGCGCAGGCGTTCAACGAGATGGCCGAGAGCCTGTCGAACCAGATCACCCAGCTCGAGGAATTCGGCAACCTGCAACGCCGGTTCACCTCCGACGTCAGCCACGAACTGCGGACGCCGTTGACCACGGTGCGCATGGCCGCCGACCTGATCCACGGCTCCAGCGAGGACCTCGATCCGGCGCTGGCGCGCAGCGCGGAACTGCTGGTGACCGAGCTGGACCGGTTCGAAGGGCTGCTCAACGACCTGCTCGAGATCAGCCGCCACGACGCGGGCGTGGCCGAGTTGCAGGTGGAGTCGCTGGACGTGCGGATGTGCGCGCGGGCCGCCATCTCCACGGTGCGGCATCTGGCCAAGGAGGCCGGCGTGGAGGTCGTCATCGACCTGCCGGAGGAGCCGCTGGTCGCCGAGGTCGATCCGCGCCGTGTCGAACGCGTGCTGCGCAATCTGCTCGCCAACGCCATCGACCACAGCGAAGGCAAGCCGGTCCTGATCCGGATGCGCGGGGACAGCGAGGCCAACGCGGTCGCGTTCGTGGTGCGCGACCAGGGCGTCGGGCTGCGTCCGGGCGAGGAGAAGCTGGTCTTCAACCGGTTCTGGCGCTCGGACCCCTCCCGCATGCGCCGCTCCGGCGGCACCGGTCTCGGTCTGTCGATCAGTGTGGAGGACGCGAACCTGCACGACGGCAGGCTGGAGGCGTGGGGCGAGCCGGGTGTCGGGGCCAGCTTCCGGTTGACGTTGCCGCTGGTGCGGGGGCGCAAGATGGGACCGAGCCCGCTGCCGCTGGAGCCCGCGGTGCGCAAGGCCGTGCCGCCGCGCCCGGTCGAACCCGAGGCCGTGGACGGCGACGCCCCCACGATGCCGGTGCCGCGCACCGAGCCGGGGCCCGCCGCCGACGGAGCGGGCTCCGCCGCCGTGTCCGGAGCGCCCGCGGCCGAGCCGGATTCCGGCGGCACCGGCGGCGCGGTGCTCACCGAACCGGGAGACGAACAGTCATGA